The region TAGATAATGCACTCATAATAAATAGGTTATTATCATAAATGCAATTGTATGTTCGCTGTACTAAGGGAACAGTGAATCATAATGGATAAGTACTGGTAGGATAGTAAAACCAAAATTGCGTACCTTTGAGGCAATGGCTTGCTCGGAGTTTGCACATTCTTCTTTGCCTGTTCTGCCATTTTGGCTTCaatctccctcttcttctgagCTATAAGCTCCTCTTGTCGTATGATGTTCAAActcattttgtttttctgtgtttttataGGCCTGTTCTTCCAGCCTCCACCACGTCCTGTCAAAAGAAAATCATTATGAATACAATATAACTTACGTTTTAAGACTTCTACCCCTGCTCTGGTCCATCCACACAACTATAATACACATCGAGTCGTGTAGCCAAGATATTTGTCTGCACTGAGGAGACACGAAACGTTAAAAATCTGAAACTATATAATAAAAGTGAATAACCCCCGTGTTTATGATATGCACATACTACGTGTTCTAAAAACGAGCACATTAGGTCGCGGAGGAGTACGAGTTTAGCCAGTCAGCTAACATCGTAGCATTCAGCGTAAACTCCTAACTGATCCACACATTTCAGCCCCATCACCTACCGGCTTCGCTAGACTCCATGGTCTTAGCAGCAAGGACGTGAAACCACCAATTTAATCAATCTTCCTGAGGGCAACACCAATGTAGCTATCTGCTATCTGCCTTTCCATCCCAAGAGTACGACAGTGCAGCTAACTTCCGGTTCCGCTAAACCCGTCCTCCTCACGGAGTGTGTTGTTGTCCCTCACTGCTacccgtctcacccccacatacacacgcagagtGTCAGAAATGGCAGAAGCTCCAACACGGCCCTGCCGGTTTTTTTGCCACCGGTGTACATTAGAGATCAGTCCGCGTCTACCGGTAAGGTCCTCAGGGACAGTCGGTCTGTTGAACAAATGTTAAATAAGAATAGCTGTGACCCGTGATGTGTGATCTGTAGAGAGGTGTGTGGAGGCAGCTAGCCTTAGGAACACCGACACGTCGCTGTTCTAACGCTAGCCCCGCTGGTTAGCCAATATCGACAATAATGGTGTTCCCCATTTGACCGCTTATTTAACGGACGTTGTTTGAGTTGTATTAGTCCTGTCGAATGAGTGCATTTGATATGTGGAATGATACGATCTACAGCAGATTTACGCCAGTCACACTCTGATGCTCTGGTTGAATTCAGCAGGCTGTCCCATTACCATGGCAGCTTATTCATAGCTGGGATCTTTAGGTAGAAGGATAAATCGTACTGCTATTTTATATTTCATGCAGCAGAGTATCAGCTTTTCATAAAGCACCGTTATAGCGTATTATGTATGGTTAACGTCGCGTGATTTAATGTGTAGGGTCCACAAGAGCCTTCCTGCTTCAACCATTTACGGGAACCTTCTTGAATTTGACAGTGCCGGATCCTTTTATGCTTGCCCTGTATGCCAATGTAGGGTAATGTAGGGTCAAGGGGGTCAAATTTATTATAAGTTCTTCACGTCGTCATTCACCATTGAACCACATACTGTGATTTTCTAACATAACTCAACCAGATTCTTTCAGAATACCTTCATGTGACTGCCCTTAAAATTGATCATAGTATTAACATGAAGTTTGGTTGAGAATAGATGCCAAGCCCAGTCAAACAAAGCCTAATGGTATCAATTATTTGTTTGtaatatttctgtatttttgtcGTAGGACTACACCTGTCCACGTTGTGATTCTGGTTTTATTGAGGAACTTCTAGAGGATAGAAGGTAACGGTTAAACTATCCTTGTGTCACATACATTTAACAGTGTATCAAATCCAACAAAGAAAATTAAGCAAGTTCTTATTTTTTGTCGATGTGTAATGGTTTGCAGAAGCTTTGATTTCCACTTGCTACACCTTGCCTCCATACAGCGTTGAAAATGGGTCCACATCCACCACTTCTACCAGCGATCCAAACAGACCAACGTTGGAGGTCGGTGTAACCCCAAACTGTAACCCACCAAACCCTTTCCAATGTTTGTTTCCCAACGTTGAGTTTAATATAATCCCTTCTGTCCCTCTATTCCATCAGAACatggaccaccaccaccagcacctatTCACATTTCCCCCAGGCTATGGTCAGTTTGCCCTGGGAATATTTGATGATAACTTTGATCTTCGAGCAGGCCTGCCTACAGAGGACAACAGGGAAACCGAGCActggagggaaagggagatggCTTCACGACAACGGTATAGTGCCCGACAACCACGGGGTCGTCACGTGCCCCGACGGCAGGGGACGCGCCATGAAGGAGTGCCTACTCTAGAGGGGTGAGAGACGCCGGTGTTGATGTTGCCTCTGGATTCCTTCCTCCCGGACGGCCGCAAGCATTCACCCCTCGGCTCCGGCTCACATTAAGAATAAAGGACATTGCAAtagacccttttcacagaggcaTCATCATAGGGCAAAGACAGGTGTCGCTGAAGGCACAAATTATGGGGCTGCACTTTATTCAGCGCGGCCTGGGAAGTAGAATCAAACTAGTGAAAATATATCACACATTAACTAATGCCCTTGTGCCCTGGTATTAGCAAGTAGCAGGCTCATATTAAGCTTGACCTCCGAGGACACCTCTGTGAAAAGCGTTTACTCCTTTGCTGAAGTATGTAACCTTGACATTCACTTGGTGTGGTTTAAAAGTCAAgggggatttatttattttcggtTTCCCTCATTGGTTAGaaatgtaaagacttatgcttGTAagccagataaaaaaaaaaaaaaaagcattatggTCATGAGGAAGAATGTGAGGGCAGTGGGTCCTGAGGCAGGCCCTGTCTTTCCACTgccatgtgtgtgggtttccaATGCCCCAATGTTTGATGATTCCAGGCAGGTGCTCAGGAAGCTCGCGGGGGTTCAGGTCCTCCGGGAGGGGTCGCTGTTCACAGGCCAAGGCTGCTTCCTGAGGGTGCAGCCAAGGCAACACTTTGTTCAttgaatttgtattttttttgcgaTTAACCATCAACCTTTGTTGGAAGGCATAGGGGTCAGGAAAGAAGCTCACAGCAATGTTGAGACAGACACTGACTGTTTTGGAAATAAGATGAACAAAATAGACCAAAAGAGAAATCGTTGAGTGAAAAAATACAGACACGATACATTCACTCTTAATTGGTATACATGGTTCTTTCACTAATCGGAGCTCCTTACTTTCAGTTTGGTCCCTGATGCTTGTTACTCGATGGCAGAGAAGGCTATCTTTATCATCGTtatcaaagaaaaaaactatttaagATGTAGAAACCTATGGGATGGGTCAATGCATTTCCCCAGGAGCCTGCCATCCCAAGTGACTTCCATGGCAGTGCTTTTGACAGATATTCGTATATTATGATTGACATTGTGTCTTGGGGCACATTGATCTCTGCTGTCCTCTCGGTGCTTCATCGTCTGCCATCACGCAGTGTTTATGCCCCATACCACCATACCACGGCTGGTGTTAGTCACTCACACTTATTGTTACTGCAGTGACACAATCGTTGGATTCTTGGAGGCGGTGTGTGGGCAGCTGTGTGGTGGTATGtgcaggggagggtgggggggggggggctgtacacGGGCGCTTATGTTGTAGCTTGGCCTTGACCTGTTTACGGCAAGATGGGAAACGTCCTCTCTGATTACAGTCATCCAGGAATTCATGTAGAGTTGTATGTTGATCTTATGCTTTTTTAAGCATAGGAACCAATTATTTCTTTGGGTAATTTTGTATGATAATAAAAAGTACCCCCCCTTCTATCTTCCCCCAAGTCAGCCTTCTACTTGTCATAGGGTTAAGcctgtaaataaatgaataacgaTAATTATATATCTTGCATGATTTCCCTTCAGAGTGATTGTAGATGTAAACTGTAATAGAATGGAATATTCTATTACCAAGCCAAAGTAAATGTAGATGTAGTTGATGTGAAGCCGGCTTCCTAACGATTGATATATTCTTTCATGCAGAATTATTCAGCAGCTAGTAAACGGAATCATTG is a window of Gadus macrocephalus chromosome 8, ASM3116895v1 DNA encoding:
- the LOC132463365 gene encoding E3 ubiquitin-protein ligase RNF126-like; amino-acid sequence: MAEAPTRPCRFFCHRCTLEISPRLPDYTCPRCDSGFIEELLEDRSVENGSTSTTSTSDPNRPTLENMDHHHQHLFTFPPGYGQFALGIFDDNFDLRAGLPTEDNRETEHWREREMASRQRYSARQPRGRHVPRRQGTRHEGVPTLEGIIQQLVNGIIAPTAMTNIGVGPWGMLHSNPMDYAWGANGLDAIITQLLNQFENTGPPPADGERIKSLPTVRVTAEHVGAGLECPVCKEDYSVGENVRQLPCNHLFHNDCIIPWLEQHDTCPVCRKSLSGQNTATDPPGLSGMNFSPSSSSSSSSSSPNNENASSHS